Proteins encoded together in one Chitinophaga sp. LS1 window:
- the tnpC gene encoding IS66 family transposase, translating into MRPELLTSITDALKQISTLTETNGELLESLTRERITFGKIIYDLNNQLEAKNGACDKLNRYLNQAHEIMLDREHQVIELQSRIEALESENALLKEQVAQGEKKSWQLQELCEMLQGKKSEKFIPEREKVDAAIQQTLGPDFDLTELEEIIRVASTKGDIQQVDDQIRKGNRKKKKHLAHKGRRVQPSCIEVVTETIDVEGDKTGLIPMGKKVTTYYEYKPGKIIKVQQERLQYRTEDKKFVCQPVAPRLVEKGTVGNSLLAHLHSRRFGYGDPYTRQLRYIKSTTGISFAASTVNGWEEVAFKKLLRLLRCMKKVIVQARYLKVDETRLDYLNDIGEGKPSRGWLWVFLSEEQKLVLFEFNPSRGHKVPQQILKDFKGTLQADGLGSYVAAFKDNEEVDLMTCLSHIRRGFKKAEKYDKKLAAEALTLFNIIYRIEAFAERKKMTDDQRLALRQKYSVPFLDKIHIWLLEQQQIDHLPGTPIIKAVNYALGQWHKLKAFTTLGYVDADNNGVERAIRPVTTFRNNSLFAGNEHGAERVALFYSLIESCKLNDIDPYIYLKDIYDRLHDCPAHELINLLPPYWKKKNT; encoded by the coding sequence GTGCGCCCTGAATTACTCACTTCTATAACAGATGCATTAAAACAAATCTCCACGCTAACGGAGACCAATGGGGAGTTGTTGGAATCTCTGACCAGAGAGAGAATAACGTTTGGTAAGATTATATATGACCTGAATAACCAGCTGGAAGCAAAGAATGGAGCATGTGATAAATTAAACCGTTATCTGAATCAGGCACATGAGATTATGCTTGATAGAGAACATCAGGTCATTGAATTGCAAAGCAGGATCGAAGCATTGGAAAGTGAAAATGCGCTCTTAAAAGAGCAGGTTGCTCAGGGAGAAAAGAAGAGCTGGCAGTTACAGGAGTTATGTGAAATGCTACAGGGTAAAAAGAGTGAGAAATTTATACCTGAACGTGAAAAAGTAGATGCGGCCATACAACAAACCTTAGGACCTGATTTTGATCTGACCGAACTGGAAGAGATTATAAGAGTAGCCTCCACAAAAGGCGATATTCAACAAGTGGATGACCAGATCCGGAAAGGCAACCGCAAAAAGAAAAAACATCTCGCTCATAAAGGTAGAAGAGTACAACCATCTTGTATAGAAGTAGTGACAGAAACAATTGACGTCGAAGGAGACAAGACAGGCCTGATCCCTATGGGCAAAAAAGTGACGACCTATTACGAATACAAGCCGGGTAAAATTATTAAAGTACAACAGGAGCGGCTTCAATATCGTACAGAAGATAAAAAGTTTGTCTGCCAACCAGTAGCCCCTCGTCTGGTAGAAAAAGGAACAGTAGGAAACAGCCTGCTGGCACACTTACACAGCCGCCGGTTTGGATATGGGGATCCATATACACGTCAGTTACGGTATATAAAAAGCACTACTGGCATCAGCTTCGCAGCATCAACGGTAAATGGTTGGGAAGAGGTGGCCTTTAAGAAACTGCTAAGGCTGTTGAGATGTATGAAAAAAGTAATTGTGCAGGCCCGGTATCTGAAGGTCGATGAGACAAGATTAGATTACCTCAATGATATTGGAGAAGGCAAACCATCCAGGGGTTGGCTATGGGTATTTTTATCTGAAGAACAAAAATTAGTATTGTTTGAATTTAACCCATCCCGCGGACATAAGGTTCCACAGCAGATATTAAAAGATTTTAAGGGCACGCTTCAGGCGGATGGCCTGGGTAGCTATGTAGCAGCTTTTAAAGATAATGAGGAGGTGGACCTAATGACATGCCTGTCCCATATCCGCCGCGGTTTTAAGAAAGCAGAGAAATATGATAAAAAGCTAGCGGCAGAAGCATTGACATTGTTCAACATCATTTACAGGATAGAAGCCTTTGCCGAAAGAAAAAAGATGACCGATGACCAGCGATTGGCATTGCGTCAGAAATATAGCGTTCCTTTTCTCGATAAAATACATATCTGGTTGCTGGAACAACAGCAGATAGATCATCTGCCAGGTACACCAATAATTAAAGCAGTTAATTATGCCCTGGGGCAATGGCACAAACTAAAAGCATTTACGACCCTTGGATACGTCGATGCCGACAACAATGGCGTCGAGAGGGCCATCAGACCCGTTACTACCTTCCGCAATAATAGCCTGTTTGCCGGAAATGAACATGGAGCAGAGAGAGTAGCACTTTTTTACTCCCTGATCGAGTCTTGTAAACTTAACGACATCGATCCTTATATTTATCTTAAAGATATCTATGACCGCCTTCATGATTGCCCAGCTCATGAACTTATTAATCTGTTGCCTCCATATTGGAAGAAGAAAAATACATGA
- the tnpB gene encoding IS66 family insertion sequence element accessory protein TnpB (TnpB, as the term is used for proteins encoded by IS66 family insertion elements, is considered an accessory protein, since TnpC, encoded by a neighboring gene, is a DDE family transposase.): MLSLAGYNFYIYTSAADMRMGINGLSGIVRNQMALDPLAKGIIYLFFNGRLTQVKMLQFDGDGQALYYKRLARGTFGKPVYDPGCQAMMIERKDVMLILEGIEIKYRKRYERKSGKSTDQPN, translated from the coding sequence ATGTTGTCATTAGCTGGTTATAATTTTTATATCTATACATCTGCAGCGGATATGCGGATGGGAATAAATGGTTTGTCAGGCATCGTACGTAATCAAATGGCACTTGATCCATTAGCTAAGGGCATCATCTATTTGTTTTTTAACGGGCGTCTCACCCAGGTGAAAATGTTGCAATTTGATGGAGATGGTCAGGCGCTTTATTACAAAAGACTAGCCAGAGGCACCTTTGGCAAACCTGTTTATGATCCTGGTTGCCAGGCGATGATGATTGAACGCAAAGATGTGATGCTCATCCTGGAAGGAATCGAGATTAAGTACAGAAAGCGTTACGAAAGAAAGTCAGGAAAATCAACAGATCAGCCAAACTAA
- the tnpA gene encoding IS66 family insertion sequence element accessory protein TnpA, with the protein MRKKQIQRSLPGSPLKVDMAFHVRQQPDSGMIISEYCRAHQISEGSFYYWLKKTNNTSPVPSSPPAILPVKIVASSNEPVNSNLFAEVRGIAIYQPVPAEYLLTLLNH; encoded by the coding sequence ATGCGAAAGAAGCAAATTCAGAGATCTCTCCCTGGTTCTCCCTTAAAAGTAGACATGGCATTCCATGTTCGTCAGCAGCCTGATTCCGGCATGATTATTAGCGAATACTGCAGGGCTCATCAAATAAGTGAAGGCAGTTTTTATTACTGGTTAAAGAAAACAAACAATACTTCACCGGTTCCATCCTCACCACCAGCAATACTTCCCGTAAAAATTGTAGCATCATCAAATGAGCCTGTTAATTCAAACTTATTTGCTGAAGTGCGCGGTATTGCAATTTATCAACCTGTGCCGGCAGAATATTTACTCACCTTGCTAAATCATTAG
- a CDS encoding helix-turn-helix transcriptional regulator, producing the protein MSVTTMNKSIHEGRNIKRFREMLNITQEAMAADLGDDWTQKKISLLEGKEKIEPEILDQVARVLKISPEAIKNFSEEAAFNVIANTFNSNDTSTLNAINYNCSFNPLDKVIELYERLLTSEREKTDLLQGNQQKK; encoded by the coding sequence ATGAGCGTTACTACTATGAACAAAAGCATCCATGAGGGCCGGAATATCAAGCGATTCCGGGAAATGTTGAACATAACCCAAGAAGCTATGGCGGCTGATCTAGGCGATGATTGGACGCAAAAAAAGATCTCCTTGCTTGAGGGAAAAGAAAAGATTGAACCTGAAATTTTAGATCAGGTTGCAAGAGTTTTAAAGATTTCACCAGAAGCAATTAAGAACTTTAGTGAAGAAGCAGCCTTTAATGTCATAGCAAATACATTTAATAGCAATGACACTTCAACGTTAAATGCCATTAATTATAATTGCAGCTTTAACCCTTTAGACAAGGTTATAGAATTATATGAACGTTTGCTTACGAGCGAAAGAGAAAAGACCGATCTGTTACAGGGTAATCAACAAAAGAAATAA
- a CDS encoding ATP-binding protein, with the protein MKPFGIDSINESERKEVARRALNNLLTSYADEADIFTEIVQNAVDAIKMAADQKLFSSHPPELTIVIGRRATGHHYFFVKDNGTGMSKDVAHNLTVPGYSFGKKRGKTIGYKGVGASYFFAASQMASIQTVDIKDNKTAYTIKNSYNWIKNDEENEPTIEDHAQVPNFLKDLLPDSRGTAIYFQFHDGMKPKNLNNLVIIGDGPDRELQNWASFLTIKTALGISEPNDLLKDLKINLHLDHGDSQYFQTWKYGNFDLDERSLGYPYPHKVFKVGVDKSTLDNLEPQHRYRHIRKNQAVYYRWGAEEIIDLTQTLEENEKEVLRQYLKWAEGYLCYSVDVFKEINKRLGGRSNLLRYGMRIVCDNTPQGRIIDLSLTSSQGLDRQSHVILSFENLELDTGRKISADESIANAINKLGQRIIAILKEYRWAMKKKERPDPSSDLEAWRNSVDSRSQTSLVSDFYEKFSLYPVFKVDPDTEQEVIALFTSILSNSLLKGYQLLAISGFNRYDALIDITSDFTGSRELTDIISKRSDDYKIDGKGKVLEFKHNFDDLLFDFEEKTKNPSEIDLVVCWNVPNLNVSRGRIDPMYGKWKDHRIGYGISYMWYDENDTSTIPIISLKNLLSEILSKKESECGETGLGYSLLRQMETQDAAHLI; encoded by the coding sequence ATGAAACCTTTTGGAATTGACTCCATCAATGAATCGGAGAGAAAAGAAGTCGCGAGAAGAGCATTAAACAATTTACTAACCTCATATGCAGATGAAGCGGATATATTTACTGAAATTGTTCAGAATGCCGTTGATGCAATAAAAATGGCTGCAGACCAAAAATTGTTCTCATCCCATCCTCCAGAACTTACCATTGTTATAGGACGCCGAGCCACCGGCCATCATTATTTTTTTGTAAAGGATAACGGGACTGGAATGTCGAAGGATGTTGCACATAATTTGACAGTTCCAGGTTACTCCTTTGGAAAGAAAAGAGGTAAAACAATAGGATACAAGGGAGTCGGAGCATCATATTTTTTTGCAGCCAGTCAAATGGCGAGCATTCAAACTGTAGATATCAAGGATAATAAAACAGCTTATACAATCAAAAATTCGTATAACTGGATAAAGAATGATGAAGAGAACGAACCAACAATCGAGGATCACGCACAAGTTCCCAACTTCTTAAAGGATTTGCTCCCGGATTCAAGAGGAACAGCTATTTACTTCCAATTCCATGATGGAATGAAGCCCAAAAACTTGAACAACCTAGTAATAATTGGAGATGGACCGGATAGGGAATTGCAAAACTGGGCTTCCTTTCTGACGATTAAGACAGCATTAGGCATTTCCGAACCAAACGATTTACTCAAGGATTTAAAGATTAATCTGCACTTAGATCATGGTGATTCCCAGTATTTTCAAACTTGGAAATATGGAAACTTTGATCTTGACGAAAGAAGTTTAGGATATCCATACCCTCACAAAGTATTCAAAGTGGGTGTCGATAAATCCACTTTAGATAACCTAGAGCCACAACATAGATATAGACACATACGGAAAAATCAAGCTGTTTATTACAGATGGGGCGCAGAAGAAATTATAGATCTGACCCAAACATTGGAAGAAAATGAGAAAGAGGTATTACGACAGTATCTAAAATGGGCGGAAGGTTATCTTTGTTATTCAGTTGATGTTTTCAAGGAAATTAATAAACGCCTTGGCGGAAGATCAAACTTATTACGTTATGGAATGAGGATTGTCTGTGACAATACACCACAAGGGAGAATTATCGATTTAAGCCTTACCAGCAGCCAAGGACTAGATCGCCAATCTCATGTTATATTGTCATTTGAGAATTTGGAGCTTGACACCGGAAGGAAGATATCAGCCGATGAATCAATTGCAAATGCAATTAATAAACTTGGCCAGAGAATCATAGCAATACTTAAAGAATATAGATGGGCCATGAAGAAAAAGGAACGACCGGATCCCAGTTCTGACCTTGAAGCCTGGAGAAATTCTGTTGACTCAAGATCGCAAACATCTCTTGTTAGTGATTTTTATGAAAAATTTTCGTTATACCCGGTATTCAAAGTGGACCCTGACACCGAACAAGAGGTAATAGCCCTATTTACATCCATTCTTTCCAATAGCCTGTTAAAAGGTTATCAATTACTTGCAATCTCCGGATTTAACAGATATGATGCCCTTATTGACATAACTTCTGATTTTACAGGCTCAAGGGAACTTACTGATATAATATCTAAACGTTCAGATGATTATAAGATTGATGGCAAAGGTAAAGTCCTAGAATTCAAACATAATTTTGATGACTTATTATTCGATTTCGAAGAAAAGACTAAAAATCCAAGTGAAATTGATTTAGTTGTGTGTTGGAATGTGCCTAACCTTAATGTAAGTAGAGGTAGAATTGATCCTATGTATGGAAAATGGAAAGATCATAGAATTGGCTATGGGATATCCTATATGTGGTATGATGAAAATGACACCTCGACAATTCCTATTATTTCGTTGAAAAATTTACTTTCAGAAATTCTCTCTAAAAAAGAAAGCGAATGTGGTGAAACTGGGCTAGGATATAGTCTATTACGGCAAATGGAAACGCAGGATGCGGCCCATTTAATATAA
- a CDS encoding relaxase/mobilization nuclease domain-containing protein: MISKVIIGKSFYGRCRYVCPDEQQAEILEAEGVRDYSYRHMGNDFEMNRQQLPDKRKAVFHGILSFYPGEQLTNEALAQIGREYLEKLGVTNTQYVITKHTDTDHLHLHIIANLVNNPGKAIRDNWIGLRGKKTAQQLTQKYQLIPAIDKKIGLTNLQALNQEEAARYEIFQAIEVVLLRCKTLPALERELMKKGIDVQYKHKGDTQQLQGISFKKGLYAFKGSSIDRKYSIAGLQKAMQQQITQDQKPSNRRGMRL; this comes from the coding sequence GTGATAAGTAAAGTAATTATCGGTAAATCCTTTTATGGCCGCTGCCGTTACGTTTGCCCAGATGAACAGCAGGCGGAAATACTGGAAGCAGAAGGGGTAAGAGATTACAGCTATAGGCATATGGGGAATGATTTTGAAATGAACAGGCAACAGTTACCGGATAAGCGAAAGGCCGTTTTTCATGGCATCCTTAGCTTTTATCCTGGAGAGCAGTTAACCAATGAAGCATTGGCGCAGATAGGACGGGAGTACCTCGAAAAGCTAGGCGTAACTAATACCCAATATGTGATAACAAAGCATACAGACACCGATCATTTACACCTACATATCATTGCAAATTTGGTTAACAACCCGGGAAAGGCAATCCGTGATAACTGGATAGGACTACGTGGGAAGAAGACCGCGCAGCAGCTTACACAAAAGTATCAGCTTATTCCCGCTATCGACAAGAAAATAGGCCTTACCAATCTGCAAGCCCTAAACCAAGAAGAGGCGGCCCGTTATGAAATCTTTCAAGCTATCGAAGTAGTATTGCTCCGTTGTAAAACCTTGCCAGCATTGGAAAGGGAGCTAATGAAGAAAGGAATAGACGTACAGTACAAGCATAAGGGGGATACACAACAATTGCAGGGGATTAGTTTTAAAAAAGGTTTGTATGCCTTTAAAGGTAGCAGCATTGACCGGAAGTATTCTATAGCTGGCTTGCAAAAGGCAATGCAGCAGCAGATTACACAGGATCAAAAGCCGTCAAATAGGCGCGGTATGCGCTTGTAA
- the mobC gene encoding plasmid mobilization relaxosome protein MobC — protein sequence MQFIRQMALFGGVTTRLNDEERAYIKQLIGMANNINQVSKQAHKEGMLNAMLLFESYRGQIDNLLNWLKRDK from the coding sequence ATGCAATTTATCCGTCAGATGGCATTGTTTGGCGGCGTTACAACCCGTTTAAACGACGAAGAACGGGCATACATCAAACAGTTAATAGGGATGGCAAATAATATCAATCAGGTATCGAAACAAGCCCACAAGGAAGGCATGTTGAATGCTATGCTACTTTTTGAAAGTTACCGTGGACAGATTGACAACCTACTAAACTGGTTAAAACGTGATAAGTAA
- a CDS encoding helix-turn-helix domain-containing protein, with the protein MEKRERNVQTAPMLFPIEPEQFWQMLRVLVREEGSQLERQPVHTPAYDTPGLTYKPLYKIGEVCQLFQVTKPTIYDWIKHGKLKPYKIRSRVYFLWNDIQQLLQLGEQPNE; encoded by the coding sequence ATGGAAAAGAGAGAAAGAAATGTGCAGACAGCGCCAATGCTATTCCCGATTGAGCCGGAACAGTTTTGGCAAATGCTGCGTGTGTTGGTGCGGGAAGAAGGCAGCCAACTGGAAAGGCAGCCGGTACATACCCCGGCATATGATACCCCCGGCCTCACCTATAAGCCCCTCTACAAAATCGGTGAGGTTTGTCAGCTATTTCAGGTTACTAAGCCTACCATTTACGATTGGATAAAACACGGCAAATTAAAGCCGTACAAAATCCGGTCGAGGGTTTATTTTCTTTGGAACGACATTCAGCAATTATTACAGCTCGGAGAACAGCCGAACGAATGA
- a CDS encoding TonB-dependent receptor, translated as MKALYLLITISLFCNKVLAQNPIDNKISGLVHDDKNSPIPGASLMVIGAKDSALQKTGISDADGQFELKNLKAGQYLLIITAVGYNKFTSDPISIDSLHSSISLQTIQLLQSDANVLKGISVTARKPYMEQQIDRLVLNVDALITNAGTTALDVLSKSPGVSVSSDGSISLNGKSGILVLLDGRPTYLSSQDLANYLKAMPSASLDKIELMTNPPAKYDAAGTGVINISTKKNRIKGFFGSISANYSQANYWRSNDALDLNYRNNKVNLFANIGYAGDRNFVNTDVARYYVNSDGTPSSEIQMAVRNKNVADAVNLKLGMDYFLSPKTTMGVIFTGLYRPKSEEVNTTSRVYDGNHTLDSIAQGTLNGKYKWKNGGVNLNLQHRIDSTGKEITADLDYIRYNSDGNQVTNNYVYAADQTLARNYDRIGVLPVDITVYSGKVDYSSPVGTGGRFDAGVKSSYVKTDNAAEYYNRVNNVTTPDYDYTNRFLYDENINAGYLNFNKEFKRWSFQAGLRLENTIANGHQLGNVEKSDSSFRRDYTSLFPTAYLSYKLDSAGNHTLGLSYGRRINRPAYQDLNPFLYFMDQYSYSAGNPYLKPQYLNHYEFSYHFRQYINAMLVYDKSKDMITQTIEQSGNVFIARNANIGENTVYGLLLNSSLNPTKWYMCNAHLEFLNFGYKGPINSEYIDENRFSWGIGLMNQFRFNKGWAAEVYAMYRSSTRVGQFVRDPVNRVDAGVMKNILKDKGSLKLSVQDIFYSMIIKGKITNLQQATATDRNLSDSRVIGLTFNYRFGKEISGSKRNHNSSAESEQQRVKTNN; from the coding sequence ATGAAAGCACTGTATCTGCTCATAACGATAAGCTTGTTTTGTAACAAAGTTCTGGCACAGAATCCCATTGACAACAAGATCAGTGGCCTTGTCCATGATGATAAAAACAGTCCCATACCCGGGGCGTCGCTGATGGTGATAGGTGCAAAAGATTCAGCCTTACAGAAAACTGGTATTAGTGATGCGGATGGTCAGTTTGAGTTGAAAAATCTGAAAGCCGGACAATATCTTTTAATTATAACAGCCGTAGGTTACAACAAATTTACAAGTGATCCTATCTCTATTGATTCCCTGCACAGCAGTATTTCTTTGCAGACCATTCAGCTGCTGCAAAGTGATGCGAATGTATTAAAAGGCATATCTGTGACCGCCAGAAAACCATATATGGAGCAGCAGATAGACCGGCTGGTTCTCAATGTAGATGCATTGATAACTAATGCCGGTACTACTGCGCTGGATGTGTTATCAAAATCGCCCGGCGTGAGTGTAAGTAGTGATGGGAGTATTTCATTGAACGGTAAATCAGGTATACTGGTATTACTGGATGGCAGACCTACTTATTTATCCAGCCAGGACCTGGCGAATTACCTGAAAGCGATGCCCAGTGCATCTCTGGATAAAATTGAACTCATGACAAATCCGCCAGCCAAATACGATGCTGCTGGTACGGGTGTGATCAATATCAGCACTAAAAAGAACAGGATAAAAGGTTTTTTTGGAAGTATTTCAGCTAATTATAGCCAGGCAAACTATTGGCGAAGCAATGATGCGCTGGATTTGAATTATCGCAATAATAAGGTGAATCTGTTTGCAAACATTGGATATGCTGGTGACAGGAATTTTGTAAATACAGATGTTGCCCGCTACTATGTAAATTCGGATGGCACCCCCAGTTCAGAGATACAGATGGCTGTGCGTAATAAAAACGTTGCTGATGCGGTCAATCTTAAATTGGGTATGGACTATTTCCTTTCTCCCAAAACTACTATGGGCGTTATATTTACAGGATTGTACCGGCCTAAATCAGAAGAAGTAAACACAACGAGCAGGGTGTACGATGGCAATCATACATTAGATTCTATTGCACAGGGTACATTGAATGGAAAATATAAATGGAAGAATGGTGGGGTAAACCTCAACCTGCAGCACAGGATTGACAGCACCGGAAAAGAGATCACTGCGGACCTGGACTATATCCGGTATAATTCTGATGGTAATCAGGTGACCAATAATTATGTGTATGCAGCTGACCAGACGCTGGCAAGAAATTATGATCGTATCGGCGTGCTCCCGGTTGATATTACTGTATACTCCGGGAAGGTAGACTATTCGAGTCCTGTGGGAACAGGAGGGCGGTTCGATGCTGGTGTAAAGTCCAGTTATGTGAAAACTGATAACGCAGCTGAATATTATAACCGGGTCAATAATGTGACTACACCAGATTATGATTATACCAACCGTTTTTTGTACGATGAAAATATTAATGCAGGATATCTCAACTTTAATAAAGAATTTAAAAGGTGGTCTTTTCAGGCCGGACTTCGGCTGGAGAATACTATTGCCAATGGGCATCAGCTTGGAAATGTTGAAAAGAGTGATTCTTCGTTCAGAAGGGATTATACCAGCCTGTTCCCAACTGCTTACCTGTCATACAAGCTGGATAGCGCGGGTAACCACACGCTGGGATTAAGTTATGGCCGCAGGATTAACAGACCGGCCTATCAGGATCTGAATCCTTTTCTCTATTTTATGGACCAGTATTCTTATTCAGCCGGTAATCCTTATCTAAAGCCTCAATACCTCAATCATTATGAATTCTCCTATCATTTCCGGCAGTATATAAATGCGATGCTTGTGTATGATAAGTCAAAGGATATGATTACACAGACCATAGAACAGTCAGGTAACGTGTTTATTGCCCGTAATGCAAATATTGGGGAGAATACGGTATATGGTTTGCTGCTCAACTCTTCCCTGAATCCTACCAAATGGTACATGTGTAATGCGCATCTTGAATTCCTGAATTTTGGATATAAAGGACCTATCAATTCCGAATATATAGATGAGAACAGGTTTTCGTGGGGTATTGGGTTAATGAACCAGTTTCGGTTCAATAAGGGATGGGCGGCAGAAGTGTATGCGATGTACCGGTCTTCCACCAGGGTAGGCCAGTTTGTCAGGGACCCGGTGAACCGGGTGGATGCCGGTGTAATGAAAAACATCCTGAAGGACAAGGGGTCACTTAAACTGAGTGTGCAGGATATTTTCTACTCCATGATCATTAAAGGGAAAATTACGAATCTCCAACAGGCCACGGCGACTGATCGCAATCTTTCTGACAGCCGTGTCATTGGCCTGACTTTCAATTATAGATTTGGCAAGGAAATTAGTGGATCCAAACGAAACCATAATAGTAGTGCTGAATCAGAACAACAAAGAGTAAAAACAAACAATTAG
- a CDS encoding M56 family metallopeptidase, with the protein MHYLFIQRLFADDVIQALCWTFIHSLWQGLIFAIIAGVLLAITRKADARLRYNLMVGILFLFLLVTLFTFGEQLNNTIVATLQAPISEQTFIRQFVTYCNLHAPVIVGIWFIIFSAKCVNILGGLVRIQRIRNYNTQSPAKEWQEQVAGLARKLHIHKTILLLESALVKVPMVIGALKPVIIMPVGLLANLPADQAAAILLHELAHIRRKDYLVNLLQSFVEILFFFNPAVLWLSSLIKQEREHCCDDLAVVGIKSKKKYVQALVAFQEYNLDITKGSPVVAFTGEKNHLLNRVKRIVHKENTGMRPMDRIVLVLSLFILVLIGFAPIRKIHAQSTTNTNLSQTMDDDQLNPEKRNHELLLRDEALKIRDKDLADRDEKLLSQPISEEDRNRILQDQEMRAADLQRRMQEPHHTSGENAK; encoded by the coding sequence ATGCACTACCTCTTTATACAACGTTTATTTGCAGATGATGTAATACAAGCGCTTTGCTGGACGTTCATCCATTCTTTGTGGCAGGGGTTGATCTTTGCAATCATCGCTGGTGTATTGCTGGCTATTACAAGAAAGGCGGATGCCAGGCTGCGCTATAATTTAATGGTGGGTATCTTGTTTTTATTCCTGTTGGTGACCCTTTTTACCTTCGGTGAACAATTAAATAATACGATTGTAGCTACTTTACAGGCGCCTATATCAGAGCAAACTTTTATCAGGCAGTTTGTGACGTATTGCAATCTGCACGCACCTGTAATTGTAGGCATATGGTTTATCATTTTTAGTGCCAAATGTGTAAATATATTGGGTGGTTTAGTGCGTATTCAGCGTATCAGAAATTATAATACCCAATCTCCGGCAAAAGAGTGGCAGGAGCAGGTAGCAGGGCTGGCAAGGAAATTACATATTCATAAAACGATATTACTATTGGAGTCAGCATTGGTGAAAGTGCCCATGGTAATAGGTGCTTTAAAGCCGGTAATTATTATGCCGGTGGGGCTGCTGGCTAATTTACCCGCCGATCAGGCAGCTGCTATTTTACTGCACGAACTGGCCCATATCAGGCGGAAAGATTACCTGGTAAACCTGTTGCAAAGTTTCGTAGAGATCCTGTTCTTTTTTAATCCGGCTGTGTTATGGTTATCATCGCTGATAAAACAGGAAAGAGAACACTGTTGTGATGACCTGGCAGTAGTGGGTATAAAAAGTAAAAAGAAATATGTGCAGGCATTGGTGGCTTTTCAGGAATACAACCTTGACATTACCAAAGGGAGTCCTGTAGTGGCATTCACCGGTGAAAAGAATCATTTACTGAACAGGGTCAAACGAATAGTACATAAAGAGAATACGGGCATGCGGCCAATGGATAGAATTGTGCTGGTATTATCCCTTTTTATACTGGTATTAATTGGTTTTGCCCCAATCCGGAAAATTCACGCGCAATCGACAACAAATACAAATCTTTCCCAAACCATGGATGATGATCAATTAAATCCTGAAAAACGGAACCATGAGCTGTTGTTAAGAGATGAAGCCCTCAAAATTCGCGATAAAGATTTAGCAGACAGAGATGAAAAACTGTTGAGCCAACCGATATCGGAAGAGGACCGGAACAGAATTCTGCAGGACCAGGAAATGAGAGCCGCTGATTTGCAGCGACGTATGCAGGAACCACATCATACGTCTGGAGAGAACGCAAAATAG
- a CDS encoding BlaI/MecI/CopY family transcriptional regulator, producing the protein MNIHPTNAEMEILQVLWKYGPSTVRFVNDKLNEEKRTVQYSATLKLMQIMAEKKMVDRDETNMKHIYSAAIAEDTTKKDLLGRFVENVFNGSASTLMMQLLANKKTSRKELEEIRNLIDKLEEEE; encoded by the coding sequence ATGAATATTCATCCTACGAATGCTGAAATGGAAATATTGCAGGTTTTGTGGAAGTACGGTCCATCCACTGTTCGCTTTGTAAACGATAAGCTGAATGAGGAAAAGAGAACTGTGCAGTATTCTGCTACCTTAAAGCTGATGCAGATTATGGCAGAGAAAAAGATGGTAGACAGAGATGAGACCAATATGAAGCATATTTACTCAGCTGCGATAGCAGAAGATACCACCAAAAAGGATCTGTTAGGTAGGTTTGTGGAGAATGTTTTCAATGGCTCTGCCAGCACATTAATGATGCAATTGCTGGCCAACAAAAAAACATCCAGAAAGGAACTGGAAGAAATCCGGAATCTGATTGACAAGCTGGAGGAAGAAGAATAA